Proteins encoded in a region of the Candidatus Scalindua japonica genome:
- a CDS encoding Fur family transcriptional regulator has translation MDTSENLIDKFRRKSYKITPQRLGIFKILEGNLHHPSAEDIFEKIKKTYPTISFTTVYKTLDILERMGEILKITIDDERKHYDPNTETHHHIICLECNKISDVDADSVSPQLPDEILEEFTPVRYHVSFYGTCKNCLSRQ, from the coding sequence ATGGACACATCTGAAAATCTGATAGATAAGTTCAGGAGAAAAAGTTATAAAATAACTCCGCAACGTTTGGGAATATTTAAAATACTTGAGGGTAATCTGCATCATCCATCAGCAGAGGATATCTTTGAAAAAATTAAGAAAACATATCCAACCATCTCTTTTACCACCGTTTATAAGACTTTGGATATTCTGGAAAGAATGGGTGAGATTCTAAAGATTACAATCGATGATGAGAGAAAACATTATGACCCGAACACTGAAACTCACCATCATATTATCTGTTTGGAGTGCAATAAAATATCTGACGTTGATGCGGATAGTGTAAGCCCACAACTACCAGATGAAATATTGGAAGAGTTTACACCTGTTAGATACCACGTATCTTTCTATGGTACTTGTAAAAATTGTCTTAGCAGGCAATAG
- a CDS encoding TlpA family protein disulfide reductase, whose protein sequence is MDLVFRSLAVSLLCIFGIFVLPFNVLEDKAFAEVEIGVDVGNKAAPFKLLTVDGKEIELDSFAKEKVALLVFGATWCPACRHEIPLLNEYNVELKDDGLNVLGIDIQESAKKVKSLIKKKKINYPMVLDSKADVARLYKVVGIPLNVVLNKSGVIVYRDNSPPDKKLLKKLLNE, encoded by the coding sequence ATGGATTTGGTTTTTAGGTCGCTTGCAGTTTCGTTACTATGTATATTTGGAATTTTCGTTCTACCGTTCAATGTTTTAGAGGACAAGGCATTTGCAGAGGTAGAAATCGGTGTAGATGTTGGAAACAAGGCTGCTCCGTTTAAACTGTTGACTGTAGATGGTAAGGAGATTGAGTTAGACTCTTTTGCGAAAGAGAAGGTTGCATTACTGGTTTTTGGTGCTACATGGTGTCCTGCATGCAGGCATGAAATACCTCTCCTTAATGAATACAACGTTGAGCTTAAAGATGATGGACTCAATGTGTTGGGTATTGATATTCAGGAAAGTGCTAAAAAGGTCAAATCTCTGATCAAGAAGAAGAAGATAAATTATCCGATGGTCCTTGATTCTAAAGCTGACGTGGCCAGGCTCTATAAGGTTGTTGGCATACCGTTGAATGTTGTTCTGAATAAAAGTGGTGTGATAGTGTACAGGGACAATAGTCCGCCGGACAAAAAGCTCCTTAAGAAATTGCTGAACGAATAG
- the aepX gene encoding phosphoenolpyruvate mutase, with amino-acid sequence MKKTTKLKQMILSTELEFLMEAHSGMSAKIVEEAGFKGIWGSGLSISGSLGVRDNNEASWTQVLDVLEFMSDATTIPILMDGDTGYGNFNNMRRLVRKLEQRDVAGVCIEDKIFPKTNSFLREGAQALAGIDEFCGKIKAGKDIQKDDDFVIVARLEAFIAGWGLKEAMKRAEAYRQAGADAILVHSKLSNACEIFDFMKEWENRAPIAIVPTKYYTTPTDEFRKYNISLAIWANHIFRGSILKMQEIARQIYKEQNLLSVEDSIVPVKEIFRLQDDKELAMAEEHYLSPKAGNQRSAIILASTRGDQLGKLTESIPKTMIKIGKKSILERAVEHLNEHHIKNIMVVAGYKRETINLPNLNIIANDDYETTGEMASLTKAIDTTHGESVILFGDVLFKKYVLSIMLDDPSDIVLIVDSAFSLEKQYQSDFVHTCSMESKSFFPEDNYYLEKIIYDKPGTEYYGEWTGMMKLTVKGLEIVRAFIQKFRKRPEFKKMDIRDMLNQLVQSGHKVKIQTISGHRIDVNNIDDFTSAGEF; translated from the coding sequence ATGAAGAAAACAACTAAACTGAAACAGATGATACTGAGCACAGAACTGGAGTTTCTCATGGAAGCTCATAGTGGTATGTCAGCAAAAATAGTTGAAGAAGCGGGGTTTAAGGGGATTTGGGGCAGCGGTCTCTCAATCTCCGGTTCTCTGGGCGTTCGGGATAATAACGAGGCGAGTTGGACACAGGTTTTAGACGTTTTAGAATTTATGAGTGATGCCACAACAATTCCCATTCTCATGGATGGTGATACGGGATATGGCAACTTTAACAATATGCGTCGTCTTGTCAGAAAACTGGAGCAGAGAGATGTAGCAGGAGTCTGTATAGAAGATAAAATCTTCCCAAAAACCAATAGTTTTCTGAGGGAAGGAGCCCAGGCTTTAGCCGGTATTGATGAGTTTTGTGGAAAAATAAAGGCAGGTAAGGATATTCAAAAGGATGATGACTTTGTAATTGTAGCTCGTCTGGAAGCTTTTATCGCGGGGTGGGGACTCAAAGAAGCCATGAAACGTGCGGAAGCGTATCGCCAGGCAGGCGCAGATGCAATCCTGGTACATAGCAAATTATCTAATGCATGTGAAATTTTTGATTTTATGAAAGAGTGGGAAAACCGTGCTCCCATAGCAATTGTTCCAACCAAATATTACACGACACCTACCGATGAATTTAGAAAATACAATATTTCACTGGCCATATGGGCAAATCATATTTTTCGTGGTTCTATTCTGAAAATGCAGGAGATTGCGAGGCAAATCTACAAAGAGCAGAACCTGCTCAGTGTCGAAGATTCCATTGTTCCGGTCAAAGAAATTTTTAGACTTCAGGATGACAAGGAATTAGCCATGGCAGAGGAACACTACTTAAGCCCGAAAGCAGGAAACCAGAGAAGCGCCATTATCCTTGCGTCTACTCGCGGAGATCAACTGGGAAAGCTCACGGAATCCATTCCCAAAACTATGATCAAGATTGGGAAAAAGAGTATCCTTGAACGTGCAGTAGAACATCTTAACGAGCATCATATCAAGAATATTATGGTGGTAGCCGGATATAAAAGAGAGACAATAAATCTTCCCAATTTAAATATTATCGCGAATGACGACTATGAAACAACAGGAGAGATGGCCTCCCTCACCAAGGCTATTGACACTACACACGGAGAATCGGTTATTCTATTTGGAGATGTACTCTTTAAAAAATACGTTCTCAGCATTATGCTGGATGATCCGTCAGACATCGTCCTCATAGTGGATTCCGCATTTTCGCTTGAAAAACAATATCAATCTGATTTTGTTCATACATGTTCTATGGAGAGCAAATCATTCTTTCCCGAGGATAACTACTACCTTGAAAAAATTATTTATGATAAGCCCGGAACAGAATACTATGGAGAGTGGACAGGAATGATGAAGTTGACAGTGAAAGGACTGGAAATAGTAAGAGCTTTCATTCAGAAGTTTCGGAAAAGACCGGAGTTTAAAAAGATGGACATTCGGGACATGCTTAACCAATTAGTTCAAAGTGGGCATAAAGTGAAAATCCAGACGATCTCAGGTCACAGGATTGATGTAAACAACATTGATGATTTTACTTCAGCAGGTGAGTTTTAA
- a CDS encoding PEP-CTERM sorting domain-containing protein has translation MNIKTKIFTLLLLGLIWTNASFAGFIQPTSLISNAAGFYNTPSLLISDASGNGGVNYSAPGPSNGGGGTSWWTTADGSSGVVLTFDFSGSQSLDRLYLWDYYFHTPTNWNLSLFSGAGGTGTELMDFNFSVATGAFLTSTKHELDFADVNGALSGTLTTLNNSVQGVGLSELGFTTTTALQDLDITVVPEPSTFVLLGLGFVGIIGFGYRRYMKTLTAASFKS, from the coding sequence ATGAATATTAAAACCAAGATTTTTACTTTATTATTACTCGGTTTGATTTGGACGAATGCATCCTTTGCTGGCTTTATTCAGCCGACGAGTTTGATATCCAATGCGGCGGGTTTTTATAATACTCCGTCCCTCCTGATAAGTGATGCGAGTGGAAACGGTGGTGTTAATTATTCTGCCCCAGGTCCTTCAAACGGAGGCGGAGGTACGTCATGGTGGACCACTGCAGATGGTTCATCCGGAGTGGTTTTGACGTTTGATTTCAGTGGGTCACAAAGCTTGGACAGACTATATTTATGGGATTACTATTTTCATACTCCGACTAATTGGAATTTGAGCTTATTTTCAGGTGCAGGCGGTACCGGAACAGAATTAATGGATTTTAACTTCTCCGTTGCTACAGGCGCATTTTTAACATCGACAAAGCACGAGCTAGATTTCGCTGATGTAAACGGGGCTTTATCAGGAACGCTGACGACACTAAATAATAGCGTACAAGGAGTTGGTCTTTCTGAACTAGGTTTTACCACCACCACAGCCTTACAGGATCTAGATATCACAGTCGTACCGGAACCTTCCACTTTTGTTCTCCTTGGGTTAGGTTTTGTTGGAATTATTGGCTTTGGATACCGACGTTATATGAAGACGCTTACTGCTGCGAGTTTTAAGTCTTAA
- the hisJ gene encoding histidinol-phosphatase HisJ: protein MIDYHIHTSRCGHADGKMIDYVKKAIECGIDEIGFNDHLPLNGDSGKVLGLAMGLEELPGYVKEVKQLRKLFPQIRIKLGVEADYTPESVSYTRELLNKYNFDYVVGSVHYIGEWAFDHPGEREKWDSKDVDLVYKDYFELLRKSARTSLFDIIGHCDLVKKFGDRPNNEISQDLEDTAKVFKECGVAIEINTSGLRKPVSEIYPSCDILNVYQKYDIPIVFGSDAHTPDDVGRDFDKAMLLAEQAGYKEFVTFDNRKKQCHRLDFSKPICC from the coding sequence GTGATAGATTATCACATACATACAAGTCGATGCGGCCATGCGGATGGAAAAATGATCGATTATGTCAAGAAGGCAATAGAATGCGGTATAGATGAAATAGGTTTTAACGACCATTTGCCTCTTAACGGTGATAGCGGTAAGGTATTGGGACTGGCAATGGGGCTTGAAGAACTTCCTGGTTATGTAAAAGAGGTCAAGCAATTGCGTAAGTTATTCCCTCAGATCAGAATTAAGCTGGGAGTGGAAGCTGACTATACTCCGGAGTCTGTATCTTATACCAGAGAGCTTTTAAATAAGTATAATTTTGATTATGTAGTGGGTTCAGTGCACTATATTGGAGAGTGGGCTTTCGATCATCCGGGAGAACGTGAGAAATGGGATAGTAAGGATGTCGACCTGGTTTATAAGGATTATTTTGAATTATTACGTAAATCCGCCAGGACTTCACTGTTTGATATTATCGGACATTGTGACCTCGTAAAGAAATTTGGAGATCGTCCAAATAACGAAATTTCACAGGATTTAGAAGATACAGCGAAGGTTTTTAAAGAGTGTGGAGTTGCTATAGAAATTAATACTTCCGGTCTGAGAAAACCTGTGAGTGAAATATATCCATCTTGCGACATACTTAATGTCTATCAAAAATATGATATTCCAATTGTTTTCGGTTCTGATGCTCATACTCCTGATGATGTTGGTAGAGATTTTGATAAGGCAATGTTACTTGCGGAACAGGCCGGTTATAAGGAATTTGTTACGTTTGATAATAGAAAAAAACAGTGTCACAGGTTGGATTTTAGTAAACCAATCTGTTGTTAA
- the nifU gene encoding Fe-S cluster assembly scaffold protein NifU, whose protein sequence is MNGPYSEKVMDHFMEPRNMGDIKDADAVGTVGNPACGDVMRLYIKVEDDKIKEAKFKTFGCGAAIATSSMATEMIKDKSLTEASNVTNEAVAEALDGLPPNKMHCSVLAQEAIEAAIKNYKEKK, encoded by the coding sequence ATGAACGGGCCATATAGTGAAAAAGTGATGGACCATTTTATGGAACCCAGGAATATGGGAGATATAAAGGATGCGGATGCAGTTGGTACCGTGGGTAATCCTGCTTGTGGTGATGTGATGAGGTTGTATATAAAAGTTGAGGACGATAAAATAAAAGAAGCTAAGTTTAAAACGTTTGGTTGTGGTGCTGCGATTGCAACAAGCAGTATGGCTACCGAGATGATTAAAGATAAATCATTAACAGAAGCCTCAAACGTCACAAACGAAGCTGTAGCTGAGGCACTGGATGGCCTGCCACCAAATAAGATGCACTGTTCTGTCCTTGCCCAGGAAGCAATTGAGGCTGCGATTAAGAACTACAAGGAAAAAAAGTAG
- a CDS encoding ElyC/SanA/YdcF family protein has protein sequence MIFLLKKILSPFLLPIPFCLTLAFVGLFFVLFTKRQRSGKFMVAFGLCTLAILSYNPIPNFFVSFLENRHHTYSPDSILENATPKRHPVKYVVVLAGGIETDVTLPITSLLSDSTLIRVVEGVLIYRANPQSKLVLSGGSGSESCPEALGMANLAKSLGVNQNDIVIESDSRDTKDQARLIKKIVGHKPFILVTSAHHMPRSMALFRKQKMDPIAAPANYVVTKGKIGINSFLPGSGALRKSEIAIHEYLGLVWAKLRGQI, from the coding sequence ATGATATTTCTTCTTAAAAAAATACTTTCACCTTTTTTACTTCCCATACCTTTCTGTCTTACTTTAGCCTTTGTCGGTCTGTTTTTTGTTTTGTTTACGAAACGGCAAAGATCCGGTAAGTTTATGGTTGCTTTTGGATTATGTACTCTTGCTATTCTCAGTTATAATCCGATACCAAATTTTTTTGTTTCGTTTCTGGAAAATCGACACCATACTTATTCACCCGATTCTATTTTAGAGAATGCGACACCGAAGCGCCATCCTGTTAAATATGTTGTTGTGCTTGCAGGCGGTATTGAAACGGATGTTACACTTCCGATAACCAGTCTATTATCTGATTCGACGTTGATACGGGTAGTGGAGGGTGTTCTGATCTATCGGGCCAATCCGCAAAGCAAACTTGTCCTCTCCGGCGGTAGTGGTAGTGAGTCTTGCCCTGAAGCGTTAGGCATGGCCAATCTTGCAAAATCTCTTGGGGTCAATCAAAATGACATTGTGATTGAATCTGATTCCAGAGATACAAAAGATCAAGCTCGTTTAATAAAAAAAATTGTTGGTCATAAACCGTTTATCTTAGTAACTTCTGCGCATCATATGCCTCGGTCTATGGCACTGTTTAGGAAGCAGAAAATGGACCCTATCGCCGCCCCAGCCAATTATGTAGTTACAAAAGGAAAGATAGGGATTAATTCATTTCTACCGGGTTCCGGAGCATTACGTAAATCAGAGATAGCTATCCATGAATATTTAGGGCTTGTGTGGGCAAAGTTGAGGGGGCAGATTTGA